A single genomic interval of Spinacia oleracea cultivar Varoflay chromosome 6, BTI_SOV_V1, whole genome shotgun sequence harbors:
- the LOC130463319 gene encoding uncharacterized protein — MRVKRILIDTGSSSDIMSVEYLNRLAHDPKTMDSIHYPIIGFGGSIIHPVGVITLQVRIGDRENGRKMEVNFLIVKDLTAYYVILGRPTLNKIKAVVVTHLMLLKFVCDDGAIGTIHGDQQQARDCYLTTLNPSAWKKDSAEARSKRKHEEEPPAANESKPAKAEPVKIEKSG; from the coding sequence ATGAGGGTAAAGCGCATCCTAATAGACACGGGGAGCTCGTCTGACATAATGAGCGTGGAATACCTCAACCGCCTAGCACATGACCCCAAAACCATGGATAGCAtacactatcccatcattggttttggaggaAGCATTATACATCCTGTAGGCGTCATCACTTTGCAGGTTCGGATTGGGGATAGAGAAAATGGACGGAAGATGGAAGTGAACTTCCTAATTGTTAAGGACTTGACAGCATACTatgtcatcttgggacgacccaccCTAAACAAGATTAAAGCAGTAGTCGTGACCCATCTAAtgcttttgaagtttgtatgtgatGATGGGGCAATAGGAACCATACATGGAGACCAACAACAAGCAAGAGACTGTTACCTCACcaccctcaacccgtcagcatggaagaaAGATTCAGCCGAAGCCAGAAGCAAAAGAAAGCATGAAGAAGAACCGCCAGCCGCTAATGAGAGTAAACCGGCcaaagcagaaccagtcaagataGAGAAAAGTGGCTGA